A single window of Liolophura sinensis isolate JHLJ2023 chromosome 6, CUHK_Ljap_v2, whole genome shotgun sequence DNA harbors:
- the LOC135469010 gene encoding anti-sigma-I factor RsgI6-like — protein MFPLGFCLALVVAAVTGQEMLKNPGMDSMANWDCWNINCDLSTDKHSGSHAIHATNRHHFYDGPSQTVNVSPGKHYNVEAWAKVSKDNGKGQKMTLEVENHLPNGHSSYTTVSSRNSLRTSSGWIKLFGIYLAPPGVKNIKVYFQGPEPGAEFIADAASMTPLGEGSGDWKTHANARIDSLRKHNVHIKVSNDAGFDKNGVTIEVVQNKHLFPFGTAVVAHIMNKNNGGSDQKYRQFVYDHFNWAVTENAMKWDQMERTEGHPNYDTALNAVKKLRSHGLKVRAHNLIWADERWVPAWLKSKSAGEVKSLVDKHVKETVTKFKGLVEHWDVNNEMLHNNWYIRKTGDHDFTKKVFREVHQYDPHVKLFLNDFGVVAGSDATNAYVAQGKDYKSSGTYVAGMGAQCHFWQIPDPLVVKQRLDILSEVGLPIWVTELDIKEPDEHKRADAYENVLRMLFSHPSVHGIMFWGFWSQHHWAGEAASLVSGPEFRINAAGERFLKLMSQDWKTYDKHQLTRGSTYSVRAFAGDYDVYIKRNGQVIQTEHFSVGNSDYNFNLHLSAHGY, from the exons ATGTTTCCTTTAGGCTTTTGTCTCGCGTTGGTTGTGGCAGCTGTCACCGGACAGGAGATGTTAAAAAACCCGGGCATGGACAGTATGGCGAATTGGGACTGCTGGAACATAAACTGTGACCTGTCTACAGACAAACACAGCGGGAGTCACGCCATTCATGCCACAAACAG GCACCATTTTTACGACGGTCCTTCTCAAACTGTCAACGTCTCACCAGGGAAACACTACAATGTGGAAGCCTGGGCTAAAGTCTCTAAAGATAATGGGAAAGGTCAGAAAATGACCTTGGAAGTGGAGAACCATTTGCCAAACG gCCATAGCAGTTACACAACTGTTTCAAGTCGAAATTCACTGCGCACGTCTTCAGGCTGGATCAAGCTTTTCGGTATTTACCTGGCTCCACCTG GAGTGAAAAACATCAAGGTGTACTTCCAAGGGCCAGAGCCCGGCGCTGAATTCATCGCAGACGCAGCATCAATGACACCCTTGGGGGAGGGGTCGGGAGACTGGAAAACACACGCAAACGCTCGGATTGACAGTTTACGTAAACATAACGTACATATCAA AGTATCCAACGACGCTGGGTTTGACAAAAACGGCGTTACGATTGAG GTAGTACAAAACAAGCATCTGTTCCCCTTCGGAACGGCAGTTGTGGCACACATCATGAACAAGAACAATGGTGGGTCAGACCAAAAATATCGCCAGTTCGTCTACGACCATTTCAACTGGGCCGTCACGGAGAATGCAATGAAGTGGGATCAGATGGAAAGAACTGAG GGTCATCCAAATTATGACACTGCTCTAAACGCTGTGAAGAAACTCAGAAGCCACGG GCTCAAAGTGCGAGCTCATAATTTGATTTGGGCAGATGAACGATGGGTGCCCGCTTGGCTAAAATCTAAATCTGCTGGTGAAGTGAAGTCGTTGGTGGACAAACACGTTAAGGAAACGGTCACCAAATTTAAGGGACT TGTCGAGCATTGGGACGTTAACAACGAAATGCTCCACAACAACTGGTACATCCGGAAGACTGGAGACCACGACTTCACTAAGAAAGTGTTCAGAGAAGTCCATCAATACGACCCTCACGTGAAACTTTTCCTGAATGACTTCGGCGTGGTGGCCGGATCAGACGCTACAAAT GCATACGTCGCTCAGGGAAAAGACTACAAATCATCTGGTACTTACGTAGCCGGCATGGGAGCACAATGTCATTTCTGGCAAATTCCTgaccctcttgtcgtaaag CAACGTCTGGATATCTTGTCCGAGGTGGGACTGCCCATCTGGGTTACAGAGTTGGACATCAAGGAGCCTGACGAACATAAGAGAGCAGACGCCTATGAGAACGTTCTCCGCATGTTGTTCTCACATCCCAGTGTCCATGGCATCATGTTCTGGGGCTTCTGGAGTCAGCATCACTGGGCAGGAGAAGCCGCGTCCCTCGTATCCGGGCCAGAGTTTAGG ATTAACGCTGCCGGAGAGAGGTTCCTAAAACTCATGAGTCAGGACTGGAAGACGTACGACAAGCACCAACTGACCCGAGGAAGTACTTACTCTGTGCGGGCTTTCGCCGGAGATTACGACGTGTACATCAAGAGGAACGGACAAGTAATACAAACAGAGCACTTTAGCGTAGGCAACTCGGACTACAATTTTAACCTGCACCTATCCGCCCACGGGTACTAG